Proteins found in one Desulforegula conservatrix Mb1Pa genomic segment:
- a CDS encoding NAD(+)/NADH kinase — protein MNNTKSKKIGFVVKNDDNAIKSSLILEKWFNQRGIEIIRKKGLPISEKSSETDFICIFVLGGDGTFLSASRWAGIKPSPMIGVKFGEVGFLAEISEDQIFPAAEAIINGNFTVQHRIRLEITLVRNGKTIVSENVLNDMVINKRSLARLARIKTIVNDFSLTTYTGDGLIIATPTGSTAYSMAAGGPIIHPYVPCIIMTPICPFTLTNRPLILPEFSKIILEPEERSSELILTLDGQEGIDIMAGDLIYVEKAEYPVPMIMLSGNDYFDVLKKKLRWSGGRI, from the coding sequence ATGAACAATACGAAGTCTAAAAAAATAGGTTTTGTTGTAAAAAACGATGACAATGCTATCAAAAGCTCTTTGATTCTTGAAAAATGGTTCAATCAGCGCGGTATAGAAATAATTAGAAAAAAAGGTTTGCCGATAAGTGAAAAATCTTCGGAAACTGATTTTATTTGCATTTTTGTGCTTGGTGGAGACGGAACTTTTCTTAGCGCCTCTAGATGGGCAGGTATAAAGCCTTCTCCAATGATAGGTGTAAAATTCGGTGAAGTAGGTTTTCTGGCTGAAATATCCGAAGATCAGATATTCCCTGCTGCAGAAGCAATTATAAATGGAAATTTTACTGTACAACACAGAATAAGGCTTGAAATTACTCTTGTCAGAAATGGCAAAACCATTGTCAGTGAAAATGTTCTAAATGATATGGTTATCAACAAAAGATCACTTGCAAGACTAGCCAGAATAAAGACCATTGTAAATGATTTCAGTCTTACGACATATACAGGAGATGGCCTCATCATAGCCACACCCACAGGCTCAACTGCATATTCCATGGCTGCCGGCGGACCAATAATACATCCATATGTGCCATGCATAATCATGACTCCAATATGTCCTTTCACGCTCACAAACAGGCCTCTTATCCTTCCTGAATTCTCAAAAATAATTCTTGAACCAGAAGAACGCTCTTCAGAACTTATTCTAACGCTAGATGGTCAGGAAGGAATTGATATCATGGCCGGAGATTTAATCTACGTGGAAAAAGCGGAGTATCCTGTTCCAATGATAATGCTTTCTGGAAATGACTATTTCGATGTTCTCAAAAAGAAGCTCAGATGGAGCGGAGGAAGAATTTGA
- a CDS encoding DUF3313 domain-containing protein — translation MKISKKIVLLSVSFCMAFSISACMKTKQARDVEAKTFLVDKSILKDGGDGEALKRYVNPKANFKKYSKVIIDPVIIFKPKNATAEELADLKNLSSNSYSYLVKELSKDYKIVKDPAPDVLKIQTAILDADASNPAMDTMSTILPFGAAFSVIKTFATGKPSAVGEITGEMKITDAATGEILGAAVDRRVGGKGMGGLFDSWNDANAGMEYWAKKVRYALCTEKGATNCEKPDNY, via the coding sequence ATGAAAATTTCCAAAAAAATTGTCTTATTATCTGTTTCTTTTTGCATGGCTTTTTCTATTTCAGCATGTATGAAAACCAAACAGGCAAGAGATGTAGAAGCAAAGACATTTCTCGTTGACAAATCAATACTGAAAGATGGTGGAGACGGGGAAGCTCTTAAGCGTTATGTTAATCCAAAGGCAAACTTCAAAAAATATTCAAAGGTCATTATTGATCCGGTAATAATTTTCAAACCTAAAAATGCTACAGCAGAAGAACTTGCAGATCTCAAGAACCTTTCATCAAACAGTTATTCATATCTTGTCAAGGAACTGAGCAAGGATTACAAGATAGTTAAAGACCCTGCTCCGGATGTATTAAAAATTCAGACAGCTATACTAGACGCAGATGCTTCAAATCCTGCCATGGATACTATGTCAACCATCCTTCCTTTTGGAGCAGCTTTTTCTGTCATTAAGACTTTTGCCACAGGAAAGCCAAGTGCAGTTGGTGAAATCACCGGTGAAATGAAAATTACAGATGCAGCTACAGGCGAAATTCTTGGGGCTGCGGTGGATCGCAGAGTTGGCGGAAAAGGTATGGGCGGACTTTTCGATTCATGGAATGACGCGAACGCAGGAATGGAATACTGGGCCAAGAAAGTACGTTATGCGCTTTGCACTGAAAAAGGCGCTACCAATTGTGAAAAGCCTGATAATTACTAA
- a CDS encoding potassium channel family protein, whose protein sequence is MTSKIVNIISSVDSKMIASLKKHPSLLIPLFFSYGILMIALGFLLAFFMILILKISGPFFQTDVLRTMLSMAFRMSFGLVSALIWLHYIYLALRSFIKSATVINRTSNVLKMVQLIAATAFAFSVIHYYVALFSNSAAYTGIDTPAPAGGWSEEDSRIDRLCFIPDFKIVIDFLYFSTVTMATVGYGDIHPKTTLAKVITMIQIVFAFELIVVGLGSAMGQKDDEPE, encoded by the coding sequence ATGACCTCTAAAATCGTAAATATTATTTCATCTGTTGATTCTAAAATGATCGCGTCCCTGAAAAAACATCCGTCCTTACTTATTCCTCTTTTTTTCAGTTACGGCATTTTAATGATAGCGCTCGGATTTTTATTAGCTTTCTTCATGATTCTTATATTAAAAATATCAGGTCCTTTTTTCCAGACAGATGTACTACGCACAATGCTTTCAATGGCTTTCAGAATGTCTTTTGGTCTTGTTTCTGCTTTAATATGGCTTCACTATATTTATCTCGCATTGAGATCCTTTATAAAATCAGCAACGGTAATAAACAGAACATCAAATGTTTTGAAAATGGTTCAGCTAATAGCTGCAACAGCATTTGCTTTTTCAGTAATACATTATTATGTGGCCCTGTTTTCGAACAGCGCGGCATATACTGGCATCGATACTCCTGCTCCGGCTGGCGGATGGAGTGAAGAGGACAGCAGAATAGACAGACTCTGCTTTATTCCTGATTTTAAAATCGTAATTGATTTTCTTTATTTCAGCACAGTCACCATGGCCACAGTTGGATATGGAGATATTCATCCTAAAACGACCCTGGCAAAAGTGATTACAATGATTCAGATTGTATTTGCGTTTGAACTTATTGTTGTGGGTCTTGGATCAGCCATGGGTCAAAAAGATGATGAACCGGAATAA
- a CDS encoding phospholipase A, with product MGSVGKKILFFMPFIIAVCSGVSLADTDSYNKCMLEEMKKADGSASIESIRSKCSVYLDSPAKVQEEAKKAEEDKTSVIDKRLEKESTTMESAFVLTPYRPNYVMPYTYNPSKNAAPFGLEDDDVKDEEIKFQISVKYLLFDKIFKDNGDLYVGYTNQSYWQAYNSAASNPFRETNHEPETWLQFKTDYDIAGIKLGIVSVGLNHQSNGRGMANYNGSNMPAISRSWNRVFMNFVFEKGNWVMALKPWYRVPEEDEDDNNPSIEKYVGYGELKTGYKWKDHVFTMMLRNNLRESGNMGAVELGWSFPLYKKLRGYVQHYNGYCESLVDYDASSNRFGVGIMLSDAL from the coding sequence ATGGGATCTGTCGGTAAAAAAATATTATTTTTTATGCCTTTTATAATTGCTGTTTGTAGCGGCGTTTCATTGGCTGATACGGACAGCTACAACAAATGCATGCTTGAAGAGATGAAAAAAGCTGATGGTTCAGCTTCAATTGAGTCAATTCGTTCAAAATGCTCAGTATATCTTGATTCTCCTGCCAAAGTTCAGGAAGAAGCAAAAAAAGCTGAAGAAGACAAAACTTCTGTTATTGATAAAAGGCTTGAAAAAGAATCAACAACAATGGAATCGGCCTTTGTTCTTACTCCCTACAGACCTAATTATGTAATGCCTTATACTTATAATCCTTCCAAGAATGCGGCTCCTTTCGGTCTTGAAGACGATGATGTAAAGGATGAAGAAATAAAATTCCAGATAAGCGTCAAATATCTTCTTTTTGATAAAATATTCAAAGACAATGGCGACTTGTATGTGGGCTATACTAACCAGTCTTACTGGCAGGCTTATAACAGCGCGGCTTCAAACCCTTTCAGGGAAACAAATCATGAGCCTGAGACATGGCTCCAGTTTAAAACAGATTATGATATCGCTGGAATAAAGCTTGGTATTGTTTCAGTTGGTTTAAACCATCAGTCAAACGGAAGGGGAATGGCAAACTATAACGGATCAAATATGCCGGCCATATCAAGAAGCTGGAACAGGGTTTTCATGAATTTTGTTTTTGAAAAGGGAAACTGGGTAATGGCTTTAAAGCCATGGTACAGAGTTCCTGAAGAAGATGAGGACGACAATAATCCTTCCATAGAAAAATATGTTGGATATGGAGAGTTGAAAACCGGGTATAAATGGAAAGATCATGTATTTACCATGATGCTCAGAAACAATTTAAGGGAATCAGGAAATATGGGCGCTGTTGAGCTTGGATGGAGTTTTCCTCTTTACAAGAAGCTCAGAGGATATGTGCAGCACTATAACGGATATTGTGAAAGTCTTGTTGATTATGATGCATCTTCCAATCGTTTTGGAGTTGGTATAATGCTCTCTGATGCACTTTAA
- a CDS encoding DUF3141 domain-containing protein: protein MTNIFSIQDQLTEYMTDAYQRSVLYWDIMRQRGNLNQEQQEKIAPNVLQFEYELIANGKTLAEPVNYALVRIVPPKGVTVDEKKRPFVVVDPRAGHGPGIGGFKADSEIGVAFKAGHPCYFIGFLPNPEPGQTIEKIMKAEAIFLEKVIERHPKADGKPVVIGNCQAGWAIMMVAATRPELFGPIIVAGSPISYWAGVRGVNPMRYSGGLLGGSWLTALTGDLGNGIFDGAALVQNFENQNPANTLWTKQYTLYEKIDTEPPRYLEFEKWWGGHITLNAEEMQYIVDNLFVGNKLSTGEIITEEGVSVDLRRISSPIICFCSKGDNITPPQQALGWITDLYGSVDDIRAAGQTIVYAVHENIGHLGIFVSGGVAKKEHQEFASNIDFIDCLPPGLYEAVMIIKNKDTANSDLVSDDYISSFEARTLDDIRAMGCNTIEDERCFAAAEKMSQINLGLYRTMLQPLVKAISNEQTAEMLRKTNPLRLSYDLVSDANPIFKNLEATAKEVQKQRKPVDKDNIFWKTQEVISDGIVESLDLFRVWSEKMSEQMFFSIYDNPITQALLGLKASDAPPRNRPGRDPFYQALVKSKIKELRNKMEQGGPREAIIRSIIYVRLPENAPDERAFEMLNRIRKTYATDMSLAELKNLIREQFFMVLMDEKKAIDAIPLLIKGNEDKGEQMLDIVQKTVTAKGALSKALEKRFSEVAKYFTPEKAKK, encoded by the coding sequence ATGACAAATATATTTTCGATTCAGGACCAACTGACAGAATATATGACCGACGCCTATCAGAGGTCTGTCCTTTATTGGGACATTATGCGTCAGCGAGGGAATCTGAATCAGGAACAACAGGAAAAAATAGCACCAAACGTACTTCAATTCGAATATGAACTTATTGCAAATGGTAAGACACTGGCTGAACCGGTTAATTACGCTCTTGTCAGAATTGTTCCTCCTAAAGGCGTGACTGTTGATGAAAAGAAAAGACCTTTTGTTGTTGTTGATCCTCGTGCCGGCCACGGACCTGGTATAGGTGGTTTCAAGGCTGACAGCGAAATAGGAGTGGCATTTAAAGCAGGTCATCCATGTTATTTCATAGGTTTTCTTCCAAATCCTGAACCTGGCCAGACCATTGAAAAAATAATGAAAGCCGAGGCCATTTTTCTTGAAAAAGTTATTGAACGTCATCCAAAGGCTGATGGAAAGCCTGTAGTAATAGGTAACTGCCAGGCAGGCTGGGCAATCATGATGGTCGCAGCCACACGTCCTGAACTTTTCGGGCCAATAATTGTGGCTGGTTCGCCTATTTCATACTGGGCAGGTGTGCGCGGAGTCAATCCAATGCGTTATTCTGGCGGACTTCTTGGCGGAAGCTGGCTGACCGCTCTTACTGGTGATCTTGGCAATGGTATTTTTGACGGTGCAGCGCTGGTGCAGAACTTTGAAAATCAGAATCCTGCCAATACTTTATGGACAAAGCAGTATACACTTTACGAAAAAATTGACACTGAGCCTCCACGTTATCTTGAATTTGAGAAATGGTGGGGCGGCCATATTACTCTTAATGCAGAAGAAATGCAGTATATTGTGGATAATCTCTTTGTTGGTAACAAGCTTTCCACAGGCGAAATTATCACAGAAGAAGGCGTTAGCGTCGATTTGAGAAGAATAAGTTCACCAATTATCTGCTTCTGTTCCAAAGGAGACAATATAACTCCTCCCCAGCAGGCACTTGGGTGGATTACCGACCTTTATGGCAGTGTTGACGATATCAGGGCCGCAGGTCAGACCATTGTATATGCCGTACATGAAAATATAGGCCATCTCGGAATTTTCGTTTCAGGCGGCGTTGCCAAAAAAGAGCATCAGGAATTTGCAAGCAATATAGACTTTATAGACTGCCTTCCGCCTGGTCTGTATGAAGCAGTGATGATAATTAAAAACAAAGATACAGCCAATTCTGATCTTGTAAGCGATGATTATATCTCAAGTTTTGAAGCTCGGACACTTGACGACATCCGGGCAATGGGCTGCAATACAATTGAAGACGAACGCTGCTTTGCTGCTGCTGAAAAGATGTCCCAGATAAATCTCGGTCTTTATCGCACAATGCTGCAACCGCTGGTAAAGGCAATATCAAACGAACAGACTGCCGAAATGCTTCGCAAGACTAATCCTCTGCGTTTGAGTTATGATCTTGTATCTGATGCTAATCCTATTTTTAAAAATCTTGAAGCGACCGCAAAAGAGGTTCAAAAACAGCGTAAGCCTGTGGATAAGGATAATATTTTCTGGAAGACCCAGGAAGTTATTTCTGACGGTATTGTGGAAAGCCTGGATTTATTCAGAGTATGGTCAGAAAAAATGTCAGAACAGATGTTTTTCAGCATATATGATAATCCTATTACCCAGGCCTTGCTTGGTCTTAAGGCATCTGATGCACCTCCAAGAAACAGACCAGGACGTGATCCTTTTTATCAGGCACTCGTTAAAAGCAAAATTAAAGAGCTGCGGAACAAGATGGAGCAGGGCGGACCACGAGAAGCCATAATCCGTTCAATTATATATGTTCGCCTTCCGGAAAATGCGCCTGATGAACGTGCGTTCGAGATGCTGAACCGTATCAGAAAAACCTATGCTACTGACATGAGTCTGGCAGAATTAAAGAATCTTATTCGCGAGCAGTTTTTTATGGTTCTAATGGACGAGAAAAAGGCAATTGATGCCATCCCATTATTAATCAAGGGTAATGAAGACAAAGGAGAGCAGATGCTTGATATTGTCCAAAAAACTGTCACAGCCAAAGGCGCTTTAAGCAAAGCCCTGGAAAAACGTTTTTCAGAAGTGGCTAAATATTTCACTCCTGAAAAAGCAAAGAAATAG
- a CDS encoding efflux RND transporter periplasmic adaptor subunit, with protein sequence MNLKRSSFFGSKANIRLLIFTLTVLMSLSLIMGCDKDKKAAAPPPPPEVKVSKVLQKTTPVYKEFVGQTRGQTEVEIRARVEGFLETVNFKEGSFVKKGQLLYTIDKKPLEAKLDQAKGNLAQVNAALSKAQQDVARFKPLMQQNAIPRQDYDTAVSQQLAAEANVQSAKASVDQAQINLGYTSIYSPMDGIIGKTEVNPGNLVGSGQKTLLTTVSTIDPIHVRVSISENDYLLFSRNRKPEKDAPKKSDIEMILADGSVHKYKGGIAFAESTVDAQTGTLMIELAFPNPEKLVRSGQYAKVRAVVATKENAILVPQRAVQELQGTFTVAVVDKDNKVELRPVTAGERVGNLWIIDKGLNPEDRIIVEGLQKVKQGVTVKAQEVNVEEEPAAAAKPEETAPQNAKKGE encoded by the coding sequence ATGAATTTGAAAAGAAGCTCTTTTTTTGGGTCAAAAGCAAATATACGGCTTTTGATATTCACACTTACGGTACTTATGTCTTTATCTTTAATTATGGGATGCGATAAAGACAAAAAAGCTGCTGCTCCTCCACCACCGCCAGAAGTCAAAGTATCGAAAGTTCTTCAGAAGACAACTCCTGTTTACAAGGAATTTGTCGGTCAGACCAGAGGTCAGACCGAAGTTGAGATACGCGCTAGGGTTGAGGGTTTTCTTGAGACAGTAAATTTTAAGGAAGGATCTTTTGTTAAAAAAGGTCAGCTTCTTTACACCATAGACAAAAAGCCCCTTGAGGCAAAACTTGATCAGGCAAAGGGAAATCTTGCCCAGGTAAATGCCGCGTTGTCAAAGGCCCAGCAGGATGTAGCGAGATTCAAGCCCCTTATGCAGCAGAACGCTATACCACGACAGGATTATGATACCGCCGTTTCCCAGCAGCTTGCGGCAGAAGCAAATGTACAGTCAGCAAAAGCTTCTGTTGACCAGGCCCAGATCAATCTTGGATATACATCAATTTATTCGCCTATGGATGGAATTATAGGGAAGACCGAAGTAAACCCTGGAAACCTTGTTGGTAGCGGTCAGAAAACACTTCTTACGACAGTTTCCACAATAGATCCTATCCATGTAAGAGTTTCAATCAGTGAGAATGATTATCTGCTTTTCAGCAGAAACAGAAAGCCTGAAAAAGACGCTCCTAAAAAATCTGATATTGAAATGATTCTGGCAGATGGCAGTGTTCATAAATATAAAGGCGGTATTGCTTTTGCAGAAAGCACAGTTGACGCCCAGACAGGAACCCTCATGATTGAACTTGCTTTCCCTAACCCTGAAAAGCTTGTCAGATCAGGACAATACGCAAAAGTTAGGGCAGTAGTCGCAACAAAGGAAAATGCCATACTCGTTCCGCAGCGTGCTGTTCAGGAACTTCAGGGAACTTTCACCGTGGCGGTTGTTGATAAAGACAATAAGGTTGAGCTAAGGCCTGTAACTGCTGGTGAAAGGGTTGGAAATCTCTGGATAATAGACAAGGGACTTAATCCTGAAGACAGAATAATAGTTGAAGGCCTTCAGAAAGTTAAGCAGGGCGTGACTGTTAAAGCACAGGAAGTTAATGTGGAAGAAGAGCCTGCTGCGGCTGCAAAGCCTGAAGAAACAGCCCCTCAAAACGCTAAAAAAGGGGAATAA
- a CDS encoding acyl CoA:acetate/3-ketoacid CoA transferase: MSDRKVASSVAADIKAGMKRGKIVTADEAVRLIRSGDTIALDGLMGGGSPEELIEAMEIRYNETAEPKNLTLLYASGIGDSKDKGLNRLDKEGLLKRVIAGHWGMTPRLQKLAVADKIEAYNLPQGVLSHMFRDIAAGNPRTITSVGIGTFVDPRLEGGKVNSITTEDIVEVVNFDGKEYLAYKTMPVQVAFLRGTTADLDGNITMEKEAMTLEVLPVAMAARNSGGLVIVQVERIADRGALNPRDVKIPGIIVDCVVVSKPENHWQTSGTYYNPAFSCEFKVPAASVAPLEMDERKIIARRAAFELRPNMVVNLGIGMPEGLASVANEEGIFEFLTLTTETGSIGGIPSGGKNFGTSTNMDCMLDMHMQFDFYDGGGLDLACLGLAQMDRHGNVNVSRFGPKLAGCGGFIDISQNSKKMVFAGTFTAGKTKVSVGDGKLNIINEGGLKKFVCDVEQITFSGETARNNNLEVIYITERCVFRLTQEGVELTEIAPGVDLEKDILAYMDFKPIIKNPKLMDERIFMHQPMGLKTDLISKPISERMLYNSADNTFYVDFEGFQVCSVKDIEDISAQVESILAPLGRKVNAIVNYDNFFIIKDLADAYVDMVKSVVSRYYEKVTRYTTSAFIRMKVGEGLKERGIAPHIYESREDARKKLEV; the protein is encoded by the coding sequence ATGAGTGACCGCAAAGTTGCAAGTTCTGTAGCGGCAGATATCAAGGCCGGGATGAAACGCGGAAAAATTGTAACAGCAGATGAGGCTGTTCGTCTGATCCGAAGCGGAGATACCATAGCCCTCGATGGTCTTATGGGTGGAGGTTCGCCAGAAGAGCTTATAGAGGCCATGGAGATAAGGTATAATGAAACCGCTGAGCCCAAAAACCTGACTCTATTATACGCCTCTGGTATAGGCGACAGCAAAGACAAGGGCCTTAATCGTCTGGACAAAGAAGGTTTGCTAAAAAGAGTTATTGCCGGGCATTGGGGTATGACGCCAAGGCTTCAGAAACTCGCAGTGGCTGATAAAATAGAGGCTTACAACCTGCCCCAGGGCGTTCTCTCTCATATGTTCCGTGACATTGCGGCAGGTAATCCCCGCACCATTACGAGTGTAGGCATCGGAACCTTTGTTGATCCTCGTCTGGAAGGTGGCAAGGTAAATTCAATTACCACCGAGGATATAGTCGAGGTTGTAAATTTCGATGGCAAGGAATATCTGGCTTACAAAACCATGCCTGTGCAGGTCGCATTCCTGAGGGGCACGACAGCTGATCTTGACGGCAATATAACCATGGAAAAAGAGGCCATGACTCTGGAAGTGCTTCCTGTTGCCATGGCAGCCAGAAATTCCGGAGGTCTCGTGATTGTTCAGGTAGAACGCATTGCAGACAGGGGCGCACTTAATCCACGCGATGTGAAGATTCCAGGAATTATAGTTGATTGCGTGGTGGTGTCAAAGCCTGAGAATCACTGGCAGACATCAGGAACGTATTATAATCCTGCCTTCAGCTGCGAGTTCAAGGTTCCTGCTGCCAGCGTGGCACCGCTTGAAATGGATGAGCGCAAAATTATAGCTCGGCGTGCTGCTTTTGAGCTAAGACCTAACATGGTTGTCAATCTTGGAATTGGAATGCCTGAAGGACTTGCTAGCGTGGCCAATGAAGAGGGGATTTTTGAATTTCTTACCCTTACGACAGAAACCGGCTCTATAGGGGGCATTCCCTCTGGCGGTAAAAATTTCGGTACTTCGACCAACATGGACTGCATGCTTGATATGCATATGCAGTTTGATTTTTACGATGGCGGAGGGCTTGATCTTGCCTGCCTTGGGCTTGCCCAGATGGACAGGCACGGAAACGTCAACGTGAGCCGTTTCGGCCCTAAACTGGCTGGTTGCGGAGGTTTTATAGATATCAGCCAGAATTCGAAGAAAATGGTTTTTGCAGGTACTTTTACAGCAGGGAAAACCAAGGTATCTGTTGGTGACGGAAAACTGAATATTATCAATGAAGGCGGCCTGAAAAAATTCGTTTGCGATGTCGAGCAGATTACATTCAGCGGTGAAACTGCCAGAAATAATAATCTTGAGGTTATCTATATCACGGAACGCTGCGTATTCAGACTTACCCAGGAAGGCGTAGAACTTACAGAAATAGCGCCCGGAGTGGACCTGGAAAAAGACATTCTGGCATATATGGATTTCAAGCCCATAATAAAGAATCCGAAGTTGATGGATGAGAGAATATTCATGCATCAGCCAATGGGTCTTAAAACAGATCTTATAAGCAAACCAATATCCGAGCGCATGTTATATAACTCCGCAGATAATACTTTTTACGTTGATTTCGAGGGTTTCCAGGTATGCTCAGTAAAAGACATAGAGGATATAAGCGCCCAGGTAGAATCTATTCTGGCCCCACTTGGCCGCAAGGTGAACGCCATTGTAAATTATGACAATTTTTTCATCATAAAGGATCTGGCGGATGCCTATGTCGATATGGTCAAATCAGTAGTTTCCAGATACTATGAGAAAGTTACTCGCTACACTACCAGCGCTTTCATCAGAATGAAAGTGGGAGAGGGTCTTAAGGAGCGGGGAATAGCCCCGCACATCTACGAATCCAGGGAAGATGCTCGTAAAAAGCTCGAAGTTTAA
- the trmB gene encoding tRNA (guanosine(46)-N7)-methyltransferase TrmB, with translation MGRKKAHRYDDVYNFPNVIKIFPGDDSISENMERLKQKISDFEDNIIIELGCGKGEYTLGLARRYPERFIIGIDIKSDRIWRGATNAIQEGLYNAFFARIRIESILDFFHENTVDEIWIPFPDPQSGESKANIKKRLTSEKFLEIYRKILKPGGSVHLKTDDDNLYHFSKESALNSGASLIYHTDDLYNNNFYNISDSCIEIQTTFEKKYLKKEKKIKYINFTFSDLSGNS, from the coding sequence ATGGGCAGAAAAAAAGCACACAGATATGATGATGTATATAATTTTCCAAATGTTATCAAAATATTTCCAGGTGACGATTCTATCTCGGAAAACATGGAGAGACTTAAGCAGAAAATCTCAGATTTCGAGGATAACATCATTATTGAGCTTGGATGCGGAAAAGGTGAATATACACTTGGACTTGCGAGACGATATCCTGAAAGGTTTATAATAGGAATTGACATAAAAAGTGACAGAATATGGCGGGGAGCAACCAATGCCATCCAGGAAGGACTTTACAATGCTTTTTTCGCCAGGATCAGAATAGAAAGTATTCTTGATTTTTTTCATGAAAACACGGTAGATGAAATATGGATACCATTTCCTGATCCCCAAAGCGGTGAGAGTAAAGCCAATATAAAGAAAAGACTCACATCAGAAAAATTTCTTGAAATATATAGAAAAATTTTAAAGCCCGGAGGCTCTGTTCATCTTAAAACAGATGATGATAATCTTTATCATTTTTCCAAGGAAAGTGCATTGAACAGCGGAGCAAGCCTGATTTACCATACAGACGATCTTTACAATAATAATTTTTATAATATTTCAGATAGTTGTATTGAAATACAGACAACTTTCGAAAAAAAATATTTGAAAAAGGAGAAAAAAATTAAATATATAAATTTCACTTTTTCAGATTTATCAGGCAATAGTTAG
- a CDS encoding branched-chain amino acid ABC transporter substrate-binding protein: protein MKINRKAVFAFACIFMASAPAFAAETIKIGIGGAHSGDLASYGLPTVKAAELVVEERNAAGGILGKQIELIKEDDACKPEIATNTATKLITSGVQAVIGHICSGATKAAIGIYKGSNLVCISPSATAPDFTLSGDYPNFFRTISHDFLQADLQADFVLNNLKAQKIAIIHDKGEYGKGIATIVKEKIEKAGFKDKIVVFEGVTSGAVDYAAIVQKIKHEKADTIVWGGYHADASKIIKQIRQKKMQVNFIGPDGLKDETFIQVAGADAEGVYASGPSTPKNSLAEKAREQHIKKYGEEPGAFYYQAYSATLALLNAIQKAGSTDFAALTKALKSESVDTPIGKISFDKNGDATGISLSMYKVEKGKFVEQVK from the coding sequence ATGAAAATAAACAGAAAAGCAGTATTTGCCTTTGCATGTATTTTTATGGCTTCAGCCCCGGCTTTTGCTGCAGAAACCATAAAAATAGGAATAGGAGGAGCTCATAGTGGTGATCTTGCTTCTTATGGTCTTCCAACCGTAAAAGCGGCAGAGCTTGTTGTTGAAGAAAGAAATGCCGCTGGCGGAATTCTCGGAAAACAGATTGAATTAATCAAAGAAGATGATGCATGTAAGCCGGAAATAGCTACCAATACCGCAACCAAACTCATCACAAGCGGAGTTCAGGCGGTAATTGGTCACATATGCAGCGGAGCCACAAAGGCTGCTATAGGCATATATAAAGGCTCAAATCTTGTATGTATTTCGCCTTCAGCAACAGCGCCAGATTTTACACTTAGCGGTGATTATCCAAATTTTTTCAGAACAATATCCCATGATTTTTTACAGGCAGATCTTCAGGCAGATTTTGTTTTAAATAATCTTAAAGCACAGAAGATTGCAATAATTCATGACAAAGGTGAATATGGAAAGGGTATTGCAACAATTGTTAAGGAAAAAATTGAAAAAGCAGGTTTTAAAGATAAAATTGTAGTTTTTGAAGGCGTTACAAGCGGAGCAGTTGATTACGCTGCCATAGTTCAGAAAATTAAGCATGAAAAGGCTGATACCATTGTATGGGGCGGATATCACGCAGATGCATCAAAGATAATAAAACAGATTCGTCAGAAAAAGATGCAGGTTAATTTCATAGGTCCTGACGGACTAAAAGATGAAACATTTATTCAGGTAGCAGGAGCAGATGCTGAAGGTGTATATGCATCAGGCCCATCTACCCCTAAAAATTCCCTCGCAGAAAAAGCCAGGGAACAGCATATTAAGAAATATGGTGAAGAGCCCGGTGCTTTTTATTATCAAGCATATTCAGCAACTCTTGCACTTCTTAACGCTATCCAGAAAGCAGGATCAACTGATTTTGCAGCTTTAACAAAAGCTCTGAAGTCGGAATCTGTAGATACGCCTATAGGAAAAATAAGCTTTGACAAGAATGGTGATGCTACTGGTATCAGTCTATCAATGTACAAGGTTGAAAAAGGCAAATTTGTAGAGCAGGTCAAGTAA